In one window of Arachis ipaensis cultivar K30076 chromosome B06, Araip1.1, whole genome shotgun sequence DNA:
- the LOC107647684 gene encoding uncharacterized protein LOC107647684 translates to MEGEDSFVALVHCSGKIQKSKRHGVKFTDREPFSIFIRSSNTLAEIKLSILRKFGTCGTKWVLFHRRRSFPEVRIPELLAKLEDDVDSSRTSAPNPQSTTAGGASTSMPVIAAAVPIPEPEHAGAVHAYVAPVVPDFECDAGPDRVENALCDDDSDEEPVDIGGDSDDDIPRGTCSTHGGFGSGTQEYPPHLSSLNLEAIGQHQNVDATFDGQGMHDGTPLTEFQIGQSFQSKEEAVLSVKNYSIRRGVEYKVMESDNLKYQGRCKEFGNGCRWLIRIVMRKRKSTWEVRRYNGPHTCMATSISSDHKQLDYHVICARIFPLVRADASVLIKVLQEATEATYGFRPSYRKVWLAK, encoded by the exons ATGGAAGGGGAGGATAGTTTTGTGGCTCTGGTTCACTGCTCTGGAAAAATTCAAAAGAGCAAAAGACATGGTGTAAAATTCACAGATAGAGAACCGTTTAGTATTTTTATCCGATCGTCGAATACGTTGGCAGAGATTAAGCTAAGCATATTACGGAAGTTCGGTACCTGTGGGACGAAGTGG GTCTTGTTTCACCGCAGGCGTAGTTTTCCGGAGGTGAGGATACCTGAGCTGCTTGCGAAGTTGGAAGATGATGTGGATAGCTCTAGGACATCGGCACCGAATCCTCAGTCGACCACAGCCGGTGGTGCATCGACATCGATGCCTGTGATAGCAGCGGCAGTTCCGATTCCTGAGCCCGAACATGCTGGGGCTGTTCATGCATATGTTGCTCCTGTTGTGCCTGATTTTGAATGTGATGCCGGACCGGATCGAGTTGAGAATGCACTGTGTGACGATGATTCGGATGAGGAGCCTGTCGATATTGGTGGGGACAGTGATGATGATATTCCAAGAGGTACATGTTCAACCCATGGAGGTTTCGGTTCTGGAACACAAGAGTACCCTCCCCACCTCTCTTCTTTGAACTTGGAAGCCATCGGCCAACACCAGAATGTAGATGCAACATTCGATGGGCAGGGGATGCATGATGGGACACCTCTGACTGAATTTCAGATTGGCCAATCGTTCCAGAGTAAAGAGGAAGCCGTGTTGAGTGTAAAAAATTACAGTATTCGGCGTGGAGTTGAGTACAAGGTAATGGAGTCCGACAATCTGAAATATCAAGGGAGATGCAAGGAGTTTGGTAACGGGTGCAGGTGGTTGATTCGGATAGTCATGCGGAAAAGGAAGAGCACATGGGAAGTTAGGAGGTACAACGGTCCGCACACGTGTATGGCCACATCGATATCAAGCGACCACAAGCAACTTGATTATCATGTCATCTGTGCGAGAATCTTTCCATTGGTTAGAGCTGATGCGTCGGTGTTGATTAAGGTGTTGCAAGAGGCAACGGAGGCGACATATGGATTCAGGCCTAGTTATCGGAAGGTGTGGTTGGCGAAGTAG
- the LOC107605436 gene encoding 7-deoxyloganetin glucosyltransferase isoform X1, with the protein MGSLNITKNNKPHAVFMPYPAQGHINPMLKLAKLLHHNGFHITFVYTEYNRNRLLKSRGSDSLRNLPSFRFETIPDGLPVDPNPVDATQDVPLLCDSTSKRCLPHFKKLISKLNGGDSGVPPVTCIVSDGTMSFGIEAAEELEIPVVVFWTASGCGTMCYMHYRQLVDKDFTPLKDMNDITNGYLETTINWVPGMKEIRLRDMPSFIRTTDPNDIMLNFFLRESKGAQRAHAIIINTFDALDHDILEAFSTINNLPPVYSVGPLNLLLNHITDKDLKSIASNLWKEDPKCIEWLDKQEPNSVVYINFGSITTMTSENLIEFAWGIANSNKKFLWVIRPDLVAGENAVLPPEFVEVAKIRGMLANWCPQEQVLAHPSIGVFLTHSGWNSTLESMCGGVPMICWPFFAEQQTNCRFCCTEWGIGLEIEDVRRDKIESLVRESMDGEKGVDMKQKALKLKKLAKEAASAPNGSSFQNLDKLIHQVLLSKFAKN; encoded by the exons ATGGGTTctttgaacataacaaagaataaTAAGCCACACGCGGTGTTCATGCCATACCCAGCACAAGGACACATAAACCCAATGCTAAAACTAGCAAAGCTTCTTCACCACAATGGCTTCCACATCACGTTCGTTTACACCGAATACAATCGCAACCGCCTTCTCAAATCCAGAGGCTCCGACTCGCTCAGAAACCTACCATCCTTCCGATTCGAAACCATCCCCGACGGTCTACCCGTGGACCCTAACCCTGTGGATGCAACGCAGGATGTACCGTTACTGTGTGACTCCACTAGTAAAAGGTGCTTGCCGCACTTCAAGAAGCTGATTTCAAAGCTGAATGGCGGTGACAGCGGTGTTCCTCCGGTGACTTGCATAGTATCTGACGGAACGATGAGTTTCGGGATTGAGGCAGCGGAAGAATTGGAGATTCCAGTGGTGGTGTTTTGGACGGCTAGTGGGTGTGGGACCATGTGCTATATGCACTATCGCCAACTTGTTGATAAAGACTTCACTCCCCTTAAAG ACATGAATGATATCACAAATGGGTATTTGGAGACAACTATCAACTGGGTACCCGGAATGAAAGAGATCCGATTGAGGGATATGCCCAGCTTTATCAGAACCACAGACCCAAATGATATTATGCTTAATTTCTTTTTAAGAGAATCCAAGGGAGCTCAAAGAGCTCATGCAATCATAATCAATACATTTGATGCCTTAGATCATGATATCTTGGAAGCATTCTCCACCATTAATAATTTGCCACCTGTCTATTCCGTTGGTCCTTTGAATCTTCTACTAAACCATATCACAGATAAGGACTTGAAATCCATTGCATCTAATCTTTGGAAGGAAGATCCAAAGTGTATTGAGTGGCTAGACAAACAAGAGCCAAATTCAGTGGTGTACATAAACTTTGGTAGCATCACAACTATGACCAGTGAAAATTTAATAGAGTTTGCTTGGGGAATTGCCAATAGCAACAAAAAGTTCTTGTGGGTAATTAGGCCAGATCTTGTGGCTGGTGAAAATGCTGTGTTACCTCCTGAATTTGTGGAAGTGGCAAAAATTAGAGGCATGTTAGCAAATTGGTGTCCCCAAGAACAAGTTTTGGCTCACCCATCAATTGGGGTGTTTTTGACACACAGTGGTTGGAACTCAACATTGGAAAGTATGTGTGGTGGTGTGCCCATGATATGTTGGCCCTTCTTTGCTGAGCAACAAACCAATTGTAGGTTTTGTTGTACGGAATGGGGAATTGGGTTGGAGATTGAAGATGTTAGGAGGGACAAAATTGAGAGTCTTGTGAGGGAGTCAATGGATGGAGAGAAGGGTGTTGATATGAAACAAAAGGCTTTGAAATTGAAGAAATTAGCAAAGGAAGCTGCTTCTGCCCCAAATGGATCCTCATTTCAGAATCTAGACAAGTTGATTCATCAAGTTCTCTTGAGCAAATTTGCTAAAAATTGA
- the LOC107605436 gene encoding 7-deoxyloganetin glucosyltransferase isoform X2, whose translation MNDITNGYLETTINWVPGMKEIRLRDMPSFIRTTDPNDIMLNFFLRESKGAQRAHAIIINTFDALDHDILEAFSTINNLPPVYSVGPLNLLLNHITDKDLKSIASNLWKEDPKCIEWLDKQEPNSVVYINFGSITTMTSENLIEFAWGIANSNKKFLWVIRPDLVAGENAVLPPEFVEVAKIRGMLANWCPQEQVLAHPSIGVFLTHSGWNSTLESMCGGVPMICWPFFAEQQTNCRFCCTEWGIGLEIEDVRRDKIESLVRESMDGEKGVDMKQKALKLKKLAKEAASAPNGSSFQNLDKLIHQVLLSKFAKN comes from the coding sequence ATGAATGATATCACAAATGGGTATTTGGAGACAACTATCAACTGGGTACCCGGAATGAAAGAGATCCGATTGAGGGATATGCCCAGCTTTATCAGAACCACAGACCCAAATGATATTATGCTTAATTTCTTTTTAAGAGAATCCAAGGGAGCTCAAAGAGCTCATGCAATCATAATCAATACATTTGATGCCTTAGATCATGATATCTTGGAAGCATTCTCCACCATTAATAATTTGCCACCTGTCTATTCCGTTGGTCCTTTGAATCTTCTACTAAACCATATCACAGATAAGGACTTGAAATCCATTGCATCTAATCTTTGGAAGGAAGATCCAAAGTGTATTGAGTGGCTAGACAAACAAGAGCCAAATTCAGTGGTGTACATAAACTTTGGTAGCATCACAACTATGACCAGTGAAAATTTAATAGAGTTTGCTTGGGGAATTGCCAATAGCAACAAAAAGTTCTTGTGGGTAATTAGGCCAGATCTTGTGGCTGGTGAAAATGCTGTGTTACCTCCTGAATTTGTGGAAGTGGCAAAAATTAGAGGCATGTTAGCAAATTGGTGTCCCCAAGAACAAGTTTTGGCTCACCCATCAATTGGGGTGTTTTTGACACACAGTGGTTGGAACTCAACATTGGAAAGTATGTGTGGTGGTGTGCCCATGATATGTTGGCCCTTCTTTGCTGAGCAACAAACCAATTGTAGGTTTTGTTGTACGGAATGGGGAATTGGGTTGGAGATTGAAGATGTTAGGAGGGACAAAATTGAGAGTCTTGTGAGGGAGTCAATGGATGGAGAGAAGGGTGTTGATATGAAACAAAAGGCTTTGAAATTGAAGAAATTAGCAAAGGAAGCTGCTTCTGCCCCAAATGGATCCTCATTTCAGAATCTAGACAAGTTGATTCATCAAGTTCTCTTGAGCAAATTTGCTAAAAATTGA